The genomic segment gtgagggtgttggtacctccctgctggtgaaggtgttggtacctccctgctggtgagggtgttggtaccTCCCTGCTAGTGAAGCTGGTGGTACCTccctgctggtgagggtgttggtaccTCCCTGCTGGTGAAGGTGTTAATACCTCCTtgctggtgaaggtgttggtaCCTCAGATAATTGTGGCACTATGAGTGAGCATGAAATTGTATGATTCACCTCACCATAAGTGAAAGCACCAGACATCTTTAGAGGTTTAGACGGTGATAGAAGTCTTTTTGTCGTACCTCGTCGTATCGTCGTACCTTTTTGTCGTATTACCTAAGGCATAGGAGCTCGCTGTCTCTTGCCTGATAGGAAGGTTTGTAAGTACGTAGTAGTTTGAGTCTATGAGTAGAGGAGAGAGAGTTTTTAGAGAAAGAAGTGACAGTTTCAAAGTAGATGAGCAACagcattttttttgttttttggtatatataaattaaaaaccAAAGTACAGTTTAGCACGACAGGAAATTCCGGCGCCAGAGATTCAGACGACAGACAATGCCCTCACACCTTTGTGCAGGACTAAAGTATTTTTGGTGGTTGGTAAGCTGATGGTGTTGCCATAATGACTTTCCATAGGTTGATAGGCGTTAAGCCCAATTCTCAACCAATAAACTTATGTCAGTTTCGTCGTATAGCCCTATAACTCGTCTGTTAACAAAACGAAAAATTCATACTGcaattttatgtatttaaaagggGTCAGTTATGTACATACAATATTTACAAGAAAATCTTCAGTATTTAAGAGAGTTGTTCACTTATGATGCATTAGTCATAATCTGACCTTCATAGCATGGTCATGGAAAGAAGAAAATATTAATAGACAGAGAGTTTAAGAGAGCCTAAAGAGAAGGACGGCAGTCCTCAGCAACATCAACGTTCTAACATAAGTTTAGAGTAATTCCAGGATAGGTACACATGGCGGAGATAGAGACGGTGACGGAACGGTTGGTGGAGTAGGTGGTGACGGTGACGGTGGTGCTGCCTGTCCTCCACAGAGTGAAGAAGAACTTCTGTCGCTCAGACTCGCCCACAGTGTCCGCCAAGGTGTCCTCCTTAATGCTACTGAGAAGTTCCACCTCGTCGTTGCTTTGGTCCATAGAACGCAACCTCAAGCGCCGAACTTTGCGACCACCGCATGCCCTGACAGCGGCAGCAGCTGTGAGACACATAAGTGGAAATTAGCACAGTAGCAGTTCACATTatataactgtgtgtgtgtatttactattactCACCTATTTGGATGAGTATACACATAggcgttgagtgtgtgtgtgtgtgtatactcacttagttgtgcttgcgggggttgagcttcaactctttggtcccgcctttcaactgtcaatcaactgatgtacatgtTTCTGAGATTACTGAGCTtcatcatgtctacatttgaaaccgtgtatggagtcatcctccgcCACATTATTTCCTATATTCATTTTATTTATTAACTAGTCTgatattgaaaaagttctttctaatgtcactgtggctcatttgggtactcagttaacacctgtgtcctattgggcgtgtaccacccgtgttacataaactgtccttatctaccctatcaatttccgtgagaattttgtatgtggtgatcatgtcattAGTATTTCTATTTACTCGTAAACCAGTCTCCCCGTTACACTTCATTCTCTCCACGATGTTCTTTTCTTCAGAAGCATTTTTTTCACTTTATCTCCTCATTCGTTCCTTTTTTTTATGTTTGatcttttcacataatttgtttGTATTCTCCTAATATTCTCATTTCGTTGAATCTCTTGCTCGTTCTCTCTGTATCTATAAAATCCACATTTTTTAATCAACTGTCACGTCCTCATCCCAGCAAGACGTTCCTTCCATTGTTCAAACAGTTTATCAACTTCATAATCTCTCCAAGATACTTATCAACTTTTGTTGTCATTTACCAGATCTCAGTCAGTCAACTTCAACAGATGTATTATTTGACCTCCTTGACCCTTCTAGGCACGATCAGGGTGTCATGTAACCTTACACAGTACTAACATGAGTCAGACAGACCTCCACACATTCCTCTGACTGCTCTCGTATCACATACATATTTCTCTCAACAAGCACATGATCAGTTTAGCTCCTATACTAGTGCAGTATTTCCCCTGTACCCTGGACACCAGAACAATTGCCAATCGAAAAGGCCTTTTATAATGATGAATTTTGGGTATATATATTGCAAGTATACATAATAGCTACATAACAAAGCATTTATGTTGATAATTCAACAATGAAAAGAAGAGCATAACTGTCAGTGCATATATCTCTCCTAAATATTTGCAAGGAAGAATTGCAAAAGGCTTATTAGCCGCGAGATGGATATTAAGGCAACAATAATAATTTTAATGACGAATCAATA from the Procambarus clarkii isolate CNS0578487 chromosome 10, FALCON_Pclarkii_2.0, whole genome shotgun sequence genome contains:
- the LOC123773353 gene encoding uncharacterized protein encodes the protein MKAAVVILVLMAAVVAATSPSEGDNPILLAASDPGESSLPSATSLPEDGKEGKFFIKSYSTTTWTFLSSFTSTVPYTCYTTAAAVRACGGRKVRRLRLRSMDQSNDEVELLSSIKEDTLADTVGESERQKFFFTLWRTGSTTVTVTTYSTNRSVTVSISAMCTYPGITLNLC